The Corvus moneduloides isolate bCorMon1 chromosome 11, bCorMon1.pri, whole genome shotgun sequence genomic sequence TCTTAGTTTGGTCAAGGTTCCTCTGGGCAATGTAGAAGTTTGGTTGTAGAAATTTGCTGATCTGAAAAAGGCCAGGTTTGGGAGTGCTCATTCCTAGGCCTTTATTTCCGTTCATAATTAAAGCCAGGCTTCTGTGTTTAACTGTTGTCTGCACTAAATAGTGCTCAGTCTTAAGCAacttatatttttaatgctttgtaATAGTATTGGAGATCTGTAGGATCTGAGTGATGAGCAAGTGCTTCTAAATTACTCAAATGTTGAACAAGGTGGTCTGAGGACCCTTGTAAAGGTTATATTTGCTGGAAACATTACATCAATAAACTGTGGATAAATCTCCAGCTAAAAGAGTCTCAGCATGAATTCTGATATCCTGAATCACCTGAACCTTTCAGTGCAGGAAATCGTGCTTTGCTTCAGCTACAcaattatttattctttcctcAGCTTCCATGCCTGAACTCCTATGACAGCTACTGCAGCAATCAAGTAGCAGCCAAAGCTTTACTGGATCACAAGAAACAAGATCACAGAGTGCAAGATTTCCTGCAGCGCTGCCTGGAGTCTCCTTTTAGCCGCAAACTGGACCTTTGGAATTTCCTTGACATCCCCAGAAGCCGTTTGGTTAAATAcccactgctgctcagagaaATTTTAAGACACACACCAAATGATCATCCAGATCAACAGCACCTGGAAGAAGCTGTGAGTTactgttgggtttggggttttttagcagATTATAGCAGTTTTATCTTATTAGTGAATTAAGGGACACtacataaaatatgaaaatgcaaatacttaCATAAACAGCTGAATATTGGACTGTGTAATTAAAATTCATGTGTTTTCATTGTTTCTGCAGATAAATATAATTCAGGGCATTGTGGCTGAAATCAACATAAAGACTGGTGAATCTGAATGCCAATATTACAAAGAGAGACTTATTTATCTTGAAGAAGGCCAAAGGGATTCATTGATTGATAATTCACGTGCTGTGTGTTGTCATGGGGAACTGAAGAACAACAGGGGAGTGGTAAGGAGTAAATATTTTGTCATAAATAACTTTTAAAGATACCCTCATTTTGCATGACAGCTAAAAGAGCTGTGAGCACACATAGAGAAACATCACTCTAATATGTAGGAAGttgataaatattaattattatatatatCACATCTTTTTTGTTGTAGTTAAGTATCTGTATAGGGAGATAATAAGATTATATGTATCTCTGTCTTTTATGGGGCCTAACAGTATCCTGGATAAATTGTAAATTTGATCAATTTCAATACTTGCtggaaaaacccacaaatttcTGGTCTCAGAGATGTGATATTAATGTCTATAAAGAACACACAAAATGTAccaacaaattttaaatttgtcaAAGGCTGTGgttattaaaaatgctttatttgatTCTTTGTTGAGATCAAAGTTAATTTATTGACCAGAGAAATTTGGTACTTTGAATTCCAGTCTCTGGGACACCACACTATTGGTAAGTTTCACAATTTGAGctttcagttaaaaagaaaacaaaaagaaaagaaaaaaaaatatgatatTAGTAGAAGAGAGCATAGTCTTTTCCAgatttctccccctccccccccccccccccccccagtgttTAATAGAACTTTTGAATGGgcaaacaatgaaaaaagatctttttttgATTACTGACACTAGTGTAAGTATGATACTTATGACATTTATGGAAGTAAATAAAACttaaggaaaatttattttaaaaagcaacaaagcaAGCAGTGCattttttcagctctggaaCTGCTTCTATGTAGCATGTTCATGCAGTGGAAGGGGGTCCTGTTTTACCACACAGCTGAGAGGGAAAGACGAAACAGGTGCTGTTTCCTGGTTCACCTGATGAAGATCAGCCAGTTCAATACCAAATTAAGAGGAAGAAACTGGTGATTTTCATCTTTCTGGTGAACTTCATTTGTTCCGTTTGGTTTAATGATGTTTCAAGAAAGGAATAATGCTGTATTTTCTATTAATCTTTTAACAGAAACTGCATGTCTTCCTCTTTGAAGAGGTGCTGGTGATCACTCGAGCCGTGACTCACAATGACCAGCTCTGCTACCAGCTGTACCGGCAGCCAATCCCCGTcagggagctggtgctggaggaCCTGCAGGACGGAGAGGTGCGCCTGGGCGGATCCATACGTGGAGCATTCAGCAACAATGAGAGAAGTATGAATACAACTTTTTGTATTTGCTCATGTAGGGTCATCATAACCTTAAGATGACTGCCAATGTGGCATCAGAAtgtgtaggaacccagagtgccgagaatatttctctgcctgtttttaagggtttttactcccctggacaacactgttttagctttaaaccttggaaaaaattagcaacagtcagacaacaactagaaaatacagtggtgtgaattaggtgatagacttCTATGTAAGATTGTCATAGGGTGAAagatttagaggttttaggcttctctttgtagtaaatagataagagtaaaaaataccaaaatggaggattgttgttgttctctagaccttcttctccttcttctaccacTCCATATTatgcagtaaaagtagtttggattgactggatagaaaattctgcagttcctagtcgtgttactgaataattggtaagaaagtaaaaataatgtacgtttttagtaactattggttaaaatgtctttgaaaggctgtgtaaatcttgataattagtcTTTCTCGCTCTCACTCCtattttccctccttccatgctgtacctgggtcacgccagtggctcagttcctctgaaaagacttaataaacaactatctagaagcattgaaactacagaagacaTCTCGCTTTATCTTTTAAAcgccttgcaaggactttcagcaaattctctcctATCAGGAGAGACTCAATTTATGGCACAATAAAGTGTCAAGAATGTTTTCTCTAAAATTAGCTCCATCCAGCatcttgatttttgtttcagacTGGTTTATTATGTTCTTAGttgtttcttttcaattctTTCTCAAAGCTCACTATATTGGTAGTAGAATTTCTCCACACACCTGCTCCTGTATTACTGAATTGAGAAGGGGATAACATACAAACTGTAGTGACAAAACTGCAAAGTTATAAGCAAGTGTATTTTGAAATCTTGCGCTTCAGCTGTTTTGCCTTTCCTTGTACTGGAGATGCTGATTGCTATTCCAAAATTCTTTTAAGATGGCAGATACTGTAGAACTCAGGGTCAAGACTGCTGCTATTCACGTTAATGTCCTTCCAGTTAATATTATGAAGATGCTTCTTCTACTACAAGGGGCCTTTAAATCTCATCTGGTCAAAACTTCAACGGGTTTTTGTGTGTATCCACTGCATTAGTGAAGTGAATGGAAGAGAGGAGTCTTTGGCTGGAACAAGGATACTGTATTCAGTGAAGGTTCTGGAAATCTGCTTTGCAGAGAAGTAGGAGAAGCAGCATTAAAATGTGGTAGAAGCCTTCATCTTGCTGATTCACTTTAAGTTTTATGGATAGCTCATGCATGGCAGaaccaaaattatttaatcCAGCAATATGAAGTTACTAGAAGTGCTTGTGGTGTTCCGTGGTCTTCTCCCAGAAACAAGGAGATACCCAGACTCTTCTCTTTGGCCTGACATGGTCTTGTCCGACCTTAACGCAAAGATTGTGCTTATTCTGTTACTTAAATACACTCTTTGATTATAAAATCCATTCAGCCAAAGCATTCAGAGGTTTGatatgttttgtttctttcagtcAAAAACTTCTTTAGAGTCAGCTTCAAAAATGGATCCCAAAGCCAGACTCACTCTCTCCAAGCCAATGACTCCTTCAACAAGCAGCAGTGGCTTAACTGCATCCGCCAGGCCAAGGAGAAGGCTGCGTGTGCAGGCAAGGCTGGCGGGCTGGAAGCACATTTCCTTGTGTCGCCCAATGGACGCAGAGTGCCCCAGGGAGAGGCTGCCctggagcagatggagcagTCGGACTGTGAGTCAGACTGTAGCATGGACACCAGCGAGCTCAGCGCCGACTGCGAGCGCATGGAGCAGACGAACTCTTGTGAGAGCGAAAAGCAAATAGAAACCAATGTTTGACAAGAACTTACAGTTCGTGGAAGAAAATCTGTCTCTTACCTGTACAGTATTTGCATTCCATACATGGAACCATTCGGAGAAGCACTTTTAGAATACTTTTTGTGACAATGTCAATGCAGTTCTTGTATTTGTACCTGTGAGTGTTGTACTGTAACTGCCCATCTGTATAAGCTGGAATCTCTTGCAACTCATGTCCTGTGATTATATTCCATAAACACCCAAGGTGGATGAAAGAGGTACTTGACCAGTTATTCTCAATGTCCTGCTGTCAACAGAATCTCTAAACTACTGTTTATATATGCATTACATAAATaaccttttcctaatttttaagtatttgcCCTTTAAAGGGGCAGCTGAAGATGTGGACTTAATATGGAATTTCAGGATGGGTATCAAGATAATGTTTTCTTAAaggcatggaaagaaaaaatagtttcttggaacaaaaaaagaaaacaatcttGCAATAACCTATCCAAACTCCTGTGGTATTAAATCAACAAGAATTATAAACAGTGGGCCATGGAACCAGGGACTCttaaggaatttatttttcaaaatgaagcaCTGTCCTAAGATCCAGGAAccaaactttttaaaatctgggtATATCAAATAGTCAGCATAGTAAGATGGTTTATTTGTCAAAGCATGTAATGCTAAAAATAATCAActgaaaaaaccacaaccaaacctctgcagccagcactgaaTTAAATGAAATGCTGAGAATACTGGATGTTTGTAAATAAGCTGGTAGTTTGCTTTCAGtgccatatatatatattatccCAAACAGAGTAAGAATGGAAAGGAGCTTTTGCTTGTCAATAGGCCCTCTTCAGCATTTTGCACTCCATTGACCTCCACTGTTGGTTTTAAGCACCACTAATGTTAAAACATTTAATCTTCTGTAAATGTCTGTTTACAATTACATGTAGTTGGTTTTTAAAACTAAGTGATGATTTGATATAAATGGTGCTCTACAAATACCCCATGGGATTATGTAGagagaatttaaacaaaaagggaattgtttttcctttaggATGTATTACATCCTTTTTACTTTCCtcaagttttgttttaaaagtttttgttACATTTAATTTTGTACTGTAATTGGAAATGTTACTGTGTTTTCTGGTGGCTGATTTAACCTACTCATTATGATGAGAAGCAGATGAGTCACTTAAATGCAGTCTAAAACACATAGTTGAACATCCTGTTAATTTTCAGGAATCCCTGgataatattttattccttaCTATAAGAAATAATGCCAGTGCCGTATGGCAAGCTATGAAAATGATATATTACAAATTTTAAATGATTCTTGGTATTACACAAAATAACCTGTGCAGAGTACTTGTAACAACAAAAGTAGAAAAACTGCTAAGTTattgccaaaaatatttttcttgtgttctaCAAGTTTACAGAAAATTTACTAAGTAtcttacatatatatatgctgATGTGCATTACAGAAATCAGTGTGACAAGATGATAAACAATATAAAacaagctatttttattttttaaaaaaatggcatttttaccCTATAGaacatatttctgtatttatagtttttaaaaaaaatcaattttcttttctgtttcaggctttgtaatttatttcaactgcttcattttttaGAGCTGAATGAGTATACCAGTGAAgatgagagaaaggaaaaatctgcaaaagaaaaggcgTAGGGAAGTTGTTCAgcaaaaatgttgaaaaagagcaaaaagcatGTAAAATGTTCAGATAGAGAAGAAAGAATGAATGTGTgtattgactttttttttttttttttttaaataatggcCTTAAACTTTTCTGGaagcatttcaaataaattacattaaaccatttttatttttatttggtttggttggttgtgcAAGAAGGCTACAAAAAGATTTCAGTGGTACATGCAGTGAGGCTTTAACATAAGTGACCAAAGcttgtattttgtttctcataAAGTGGTACATATTTGGATCTAATTTGCTAAATGCACAGTAGTAACAGAAACAAGTTACTGCACTCAGTTCACCATATTCCCCAAAGTTTTGTATCACATAATTAATTTAGTAAGTAGGTGGAACAAAAAATGTAACATCCTGTCATCAGTTTCTCCCTCATGATTCCTTGTGGATCACAATTGAGGTGATTAATTTTGGGGTATGCAGGAGCCACCAACCAGCCAGGAAATCTCAGAAGattaatttacatttgtttACTCTAATTTAGCCACCTGCTTACTGTTCAACGTTCTGGAGTGCAAGTGTTTTGGTTGTGCTTTGTAGTTGACATGCACTTAGCTACTGATTGATCTAATAAATCCTAATGATGTTGGGTTTTTCTCTTCAAATCATCCTAAGAATTAAGCTTTCCAGTTTAGGAATGCTGATACCATGCTGGATTTGGTAAGCTTTAGTTCTAGCACTTCTAAAATGTCACTGCTTTTGAAAGGATGACTTTTGATTGTGGCAggagggtggtggtggtggaggggtgggatgggctTGGACAATAAAATGTACCCAAAAGGATGggtaaaatgtaaaattatgaGTGTGAAGTAAAGAGGAAGAGTAATATACATAAATATGTTCAAGTGAGTATCACAGTCAGTAATCCTGGTGTCCAGAAGGGAGTCTGAGAGGTTGCAGCAGTGAAGAGGCAAGAGGGAGTGAAAAGTCTGAGGTGCTTCCAGGTTGACCACTGAGGAGATGGCAAATGAGGAGAGGGACGCAGACACTCATCTAAGTCTGAGGTATGAGCACTCTGGATGTCACACGCCGGGAGAAGGGTGTGCAACGAGGTGTCCTGCTCTCAAGAGCAGGAGATCTGAGGTGGCAGATCCATCCCTTCGTGGCAAATCTTAGCAACCTGTTTGCTCTTCTGCTCCTGATGGGGACAGTCAGTGTAGCTGTACCTTATGGAAGACCTGATGGACCAGAAGCAATACAGGTAAAAGCAGAGATTGTCTTGACTGAGAAAGGTGAGCAAAGAGAATGGCCTTGGGACTCTGAACTGCATGGGTCCTCTGAGACTACAACACAAAATTGAACTGTCTGTGATCTTTGTTTCCCTAGatttgctctgcagcactgaaaagaaCAAAGCCAGGATGGCGATTGGGAACAGAAGGTCTGTAAGGAGACACCAGGAACAGTAAGTTTGAGATCTGTGAAGCTCAGTACCAAGAATCAGTAGCCAGAATCTGGGTAAGGATAGGGCCAAAATTGCAGGGCAGAAAAAGTAATTATCCTATTTAGCATGACCCATCTGAACCAGGGCTTCTGCCTTAAGAATGCTTCTGTGAAAGTGGGAACCAGGTTGCTTGGAGTTTCACAGAATTTCTAGAATTTGAAAGCTGTATCAGAACTTTCAGATAGCAGTTTAATGGATTGCACTTTTTGATAAAAATGATGTTTTATGGTGCCTGGCACTTAACAGACAAATCTTGATTCCCAGGATCTAACAGAGTCTGAAACCAACTTCCACATACACAGAAGAAGATTTGTTCCCTTTTAAAAGGGGGTTTCAGATGCATAATGGACACttcttctgtatttcatgtttattcatgaatactgattttaaaatactgtgatgTGTTCTCCAGGTTGATGCTGCCATCTCTTGGAAATAATGGTGTAGCTTCACAGCTGATTTGATGACattgaattttaaatacttttaagatATTAAATGTGTTAATTATAAAAcgaaagtattttaaaaatacaagtagATATTTTCAATCTTTTACCTGAGGATCACATATTtgttaggaaaaagaaaaagtactaGGTGAATTTCTGCTACTAGTTCCTGGTTTTACAGAGCCAGGTCAAGACTGCTGCCCCATTTTTGTCTCACTTTTTAATATTGTAGGCATATTTTCTCCATGGCTGGTAAATGATACTAAAGCTCTTTCCAAGTGTgaaaattaggttttttttctgagttttccaAAGATTCTTCTCTTTGCATGGTCTAGGAGGAAAGATTAATGAGACAGTTCTCCTATCTTTGATCTCCTGGCACCTGAAATTTAGCACAAAATTAGCTCTTAAGCTTTTGAAGAAATTAGATTTGTTTTGCATCATTAGAGtaataatgaaaagtaaaatagtAATTTATGGTTACTTAAATTTAATTGTAACAATATAGTCATATtgattaatttcaaatttctaatttaattttcaaatttctaaATTTGCTTTCATAAAAGAATACTGAAGTAATGTCTGGAGGAAGCACCCAAGTTTGCTCCTTGAGCATATAACCCTCCCTTGTGTCTTATTTTGTGGCTCTTAATCTGATCTAAATCTGTATTATTAATGTGTTAAAATCATCTGATTTGAGAATGAAAGGGGATCTGCAGCTGCTTTGTACTGGGGTGGGAAACCACTTTGTGCAAGCCTGGGAGTCATGGTCGAATGCTTGGCAAGtacaaaaaccacagaaaccaGAAACTGGAGAGAGAATAAGGTGACAGATTTTATAACCTATTTTTACTTCAGAGTATTCAAGTAATCTCTTCCCATGGTGGTTTTTCACTGAACATTTGTTTTGTGAACTGGGATTCTTGGTACCTGTTTGATATCTGTTGGGATTTAAGATGCACAGTGTGGTGCAGTGATCTGGAATTGTTGGAGCATTTCTCAATTAATACCTAGTAATTTTTGTGATGATCTCTCCCAGACTTAGGTTAATTGATACATAAAAATAATCCTGTACAACTGCAAAGATGTATCTTGTTAAAGCAAGTgataaatgaagaaaactttGTGTGTTGCTTGCTAAATAAGCAGGACTTCAGACTTTGTTTGGTCCAAACACCAATCGACTGAACTTGTTGTGTACTGAAGACATCCACAGCCTGAAATCATCCACAGCTGATTTTAACAGCTCTGCAAATTCAAAACTGATAAAGCAGTTTGACATGTTTGGAGATGTATAATGGATCAACACAGCCTTAAGTAGCACCAGATTGTtggtatttccatttttttcttgtatatGGAAATTCTATTTAAACAAGGTAAAGcacaacaaaattatttcaataataTATCAACATATCTGTAAATACTCTCTTTACCAGCACTGAATCCTCACTAATGGCAGGACATCACATTCTCAGGAGATAGGGTTAATTTATCCATAGGATGAACACTGCATTCGTGGGGTTTATTACCTCTATATAATAGAACACCACGTTTCTGCAGTTAGATAAATATTGGGTGTTATGTTTTTGTAATTTATGTAAATTATAGTTACAGATACTAATTGAGGgaaagaaattcagccaaattaaatttaataaagtaATAGATTTTATTCTGCGGCCGAAAGATCggtcacacagaaagccacgATCAGAAAAAGGTCAGCCCCGAGCCCGGGatcggagctgggtgaacacagACCTGACCTCTGTCGCATCAGATCCCCAAGTTCCCGAATGTTGCTTCGGCTggttccttcttatacagttcttgggcagagtccgaattaattATATTCTTCTCGCAGTTTAGCACATTCACGATGTTTTCTTGTCCCGAAGTTGGACTGCACAAAGCATTTtctgggtctgatgaattgtctATCTTGGATGATGAATGGTCCATCTCTGattcctggaacagttattcTTAATTCCAGGAATGGGATACTCCTTTAACGTCTCCGAGATGTCAATCAGTTTCATCATTGTCCAGGTCATTGCCCAGGTGTGGCGTTAATAGCTCCAGATAAGGTCTACCTCCACCCGGAGACAGACTTTTTCTATCTGATTAGTTCCTGGCCGTAttgtcttctctgctgctgccaaggcttGTGAAATtttctctgtccccagcctggggtTTGCGCTTAGGCGTTTTTATTTGTACAGTTAATGTTATAAGTGTGGCAACTAAGAACACACTTTGATTTTCTTAGATgcaatttattaataatttagcAAGTAGAATGTGAGCAAAAGCAGCGCTGGGTGACAGGGGAGTCTCCGCTCCACCAACTGCCACGCTTATACTTCAAACCATTGTCCTTTTATACTCTCATACTTCCGCTTTCTTGTGCCTGTATTGCTCTTCTGCTTGTAGCTTGTGGTCCCCTCTGCGCATGTGCATCTTGTTGCTAGGGGGTCTTTTTCTGCCTCCCGGTGGTCGTCGAGGCTGAAGTAAGAAGTCCTCCTCTTTTGTCCTTTTGATGACCctcatctttttcttccatattcGGTATAATATCTCTTTACTTACATAACTTATAAGCGGAAGCAGCACATATTTGGCAATACATATTTCACAAACTACGAAGGCACATCTTTGGCAATTCATATGGTTCCGGTTATATGGGCGTAATTCTGCAAGCGTATTCTCCTTCAACCACAGAGGAGAACTCATCTACCTTCATAGTTTAATAAACATTTGCAGCTTTTAACAGttaatatatacatttatgtGCACAAGCACGAATTACCAATTTCATTTATAACACTAATTACCCTGTTTAAACTTGCTGGGTCCCCAAACACTCCTAAGAACTAGTAATAATTATTAGCTTATCTTTTAGCACCCTGGAGACTACCACCAGCACCAGGCCATTTGTGggttatttatattttctgattTACAGCTAATCTAAAAAgagattaataaaataaaagggccaaattaaaatatctgttcCTTGCACACAGTGCAAGCAAGAAAACTTCCTATTTTTAAGGTCAGTGACTGCTTCCGAGGTGACATATAATAGCTAGT encodes the following:
- the ARHGEF3 gene encoding rho guanine nucleotide exchange factor 3 isoform X2, which produces MVAKDYPFYLSAKRANFALEAQTVTSPAKETERSISFRSESRPDLFSPRPWSRNVPPANTKRRDSKLWSETFDVCVNHMLTSKEIKRQEAIFELSQGEEDLIEDLKLAKKAYHDPMLKLSIMTEQELNQIFGTLDSLIPLHEDLLRRLQEVRKPDGSTEHVGHILVGWLPCLNSYDSYCSNQVAAKALLDHKKQDHRVQDFLQRCLESPFSRKLDLWNFLDIPRSRLVKYPLLLREILRHTPNDHPDQQHLEEAINIIQGIVAEINIKTGESECQYYKERLIYLEEGQRDSLIDNSRAVCCHGELKNNRGVKLHVFLFEEVLVITRAVTHNDQLCYQLYRQPIPVRELVLEDLQDGEVRLGGSIRGAFSNNERIKNFFRVSFKNGSQSQTHSLQANDSFNKQQWLNCIRQAKEKAACAGKAGGLEAHFLVSPNGRRVPQGEAALEQMEQSDCESDCSMDTSELSADCERMEQTNSCESEKQIETNV
- the ARHGEF3 gene encoding rho guanine nucleotide exchange factor 3 isoform X1 — encoded protein: MVAKDYPFYLSAKRANFALEAQTVTSPAKETEEPSNKRVKPLSRVTSLASLIPPVRATPLKRFSQTLQRSISFRSESRPDLFSPRPWSRNVPPANTKRRDSKLWSETFDVCVNHMLTSKEIKRQEAIFELSQGEEDLIEDLKLAKKAYHDPMLKLSIMTEQELNQIFGTLDSLIPLHEDLLRRLQEVRKPDGSTEHVGHILVGWLPCLNSYDSYCSNQVAAKALLDHKKQDHRVQDFLQRCLESPFSRKLDLWNFLDIPRSRLVKYPLLLREILRHTPNDHPDQQHLEEAINIIQGIVAEINIKTGESECQYYKERLIYLEEGQRDSLIDNSRAVCCHGELKNNRGVKLHVFLFEEVLVITRAVTHNDQLCYQLYRQPIPVRELVLEDLQDGEVRLGGSIRGAFSNNERIKNFFRVSFKNGSQSQTHSLQANDSFNKQQWLNCIRQAKEKAACAGKAGGLEAHFLVSPNGRRVPQGEAALEQMEQSDCESDCSMDTSELSADCERMEQTNSCESEKQIETNV
- the ARHGEF3 gene encoding rho guanine nucleotide exchange factor 3 isoform X7, which codes for MVLDGVFNFTWKEPSNKRVKPLSRVTSLASLIPPVRATPLKRFSQTLQRSISFRSESRPDLFSPRPWSRNVPPANTKRRDSKLWSETFDVCVNHMLTSKEIKRQEAIFELSQGEEDLIEDLKLAKKAYHDPMLKLSIMTEQELNQIFGTLDSLIPLHEDLLRRLQEVRKPDGSTEHVGHILVGWLPCLNSYDSYCSNQVAAKALLDHKKQDHRVQDFLQRCLESPFSRKLDLWNFLDIPRSRLVKYPLLLREILRHTPNDHPDQQHLEEAINIIQGIVAEINIKTGESECQYYKERLIYLEEGQRDSLIDNSRAVCCHGELKNNRGVKLHVFLFEEVLVITRAVTHNDQLCYQLYRQPIPVRELVLEDLQDGEVRLGGSIRGAFSNNERIKNFFRVSFKNGSQSQTHSLQANDSFNKQQWLNCIRQAKEKAACAGKAGGLEAHFLVSPNGRRVPQGEAALEQMEQSDCESDCSMDTSELSADCERMEQTNSCESEKQIETNV
- the ARHGEF3 gene encoding rho guanine nucleotide exchange factor 3 isoform X5; the encoded protein is MPGAEQEQDGARPKQQQQNNFSLFPSTKGWNFRGKKRKQSTQDEDTISICSLDTSEPSNKRVKPLSRVTSLASLIPPVRATPLKRFSQTLQRSISFRSESRPDLFSPRPWSRNVPPANTKRRDSKLWSETFDVCVNHMLTSKEIKRQEAIFELSQGEEDLIEDLKLAKKAYHDPMLKLSIMTEQELNQIFGTLDSLIPLHEDLLRRLQEVRKPDGSTEHVGHILVGWLPCLNSYDSYCSNQVAAKALLDHKKQDHRVQDFLQRCLESPFSRKLDLWNFLDIPRSRLVKYPLLLREILRHTPNDHPDQQHLEEAINIIQGIVAEINIKTGESECQYYKERLIYLEEGQRDSLIDNSRAVCCHGELKNNRGVKLHVFLFEEVLVITRAVTHNDQLCYQLYRQPIPVRELVLEDLQDGEVRLGGSIRGAFSNNERIKNFFRVSFKNGSQSQTHSLQANDSFNKQQWLNCIRQAKEKAACAGKAGGLEAHFLVSPNGRRVPQGEAALEQMEQSDCESDCSMDTSELSADCERMEQTNSCESEKQIETNV
- the ARHGEF3 gene encoding rho guanine nucleotide exchange factor 3 isoform X3, encoding MPGAEQEQDGARKKMNSESSALTMSSPAVINQCARGGMEKEKIWPKQQQQNNFSLFPSTKGWNFRGKKRKQSTQDEDTISICSLDTSEPSNKRVKPLSRVTSLASLIPPVRATPLKRFSQTLQRSISFRSESRPDLFSPRPWSRNVPPANTKRRDSKLWSETFDVCVNHMLTSKEIKRQEAIFELSQGEEDLIEDLKLAKKAYHDPMLKLSIMTEQELNQIFGTLDSLIPLHEDLLRRLQEVRKPDGSTEHVGHILVGWLPCLNSYDSYCSNQVAAKALLDHKKQDHRVQDFLQRCLESPFSRKLDLWNFLDIPRSRLVKYPLLLREILRHTPNDHPDQQHLEEAINIIQGIVAEINIKTGESECQYYKERLIYLEEGQRDSLIDNSRAVCCHGELKNNRGVKLHVFLFEEVLVITRAVTHNDQLCYQLYRQPIPVRELVLEDLQDGEVRLGGSIRGAFSNNERIKNFFRVSFKNGSQSQTHSLQANDSFNKQQWLNCIRQAKEKAACAGKAGGLEAHFLVSPNGRRVPQGEAALEQMEQSDCESDCSMDTSELSADCERMEQTNSCESEKQIETNV
- the ARHGEF3 gene encoding rho guanine nucleotide exchange factor 3 isoform X4; translated protein: MNSESSALTMSSPAVINQCARGGMEKEKIWPKQQQQNNFSLFPSTKGWNFRGKKRKQSTQDEDTISICSLDTSEPSNKRVKPLSRVTSLASLIPPVRATPLKRFSQTLQRSISFRSESRPDLFSPRPWSRNVPPANTKRRDSKLWSETFDVCVNHMLTSKEIKRQEAIFELSQGEEDLIEDLKLAKKAYHDPMLKLSIMTEQELNQIFGTLDSLIPLHEDLLRRLQEVRKPDGSTEHVGHILVGWLPCLNSYDSYCSNQVAAKALLDHKKQDHRVQDFLQRCLESPFSRKLDLWNFLDIPRSRLVKYPLLLREILRHTPNDHPDQQHLEEAINIIQGIVAEINIKTGESECQYYKERLIYLEEGQRDSLIDNSRAVCCHGELKNNRGVKLHVFLFEEVLVITRAVTHNDQLCYQLYRQPIPVRELVLEDLQDGEVRLGGSIRGAFSNNERIKNFFRVSFKNGSQSQTHSLQANDSFNKQQWLNCIRQAKEKAACAGKAGGLEAHFLVSPNGRRVPQGEAALEQMEQSDCESDCSMDTSELSADCERMEQTNSCESEKQIETNV
- the ARHGEF3 gene encoding rho guanine nucleotide exchange factor 3 isoform X6, coding for MVWCCLFVHHQKKRKQSTQDEDTISICSLDTSEPSNKRVKPLSRVTSLASLIPPVRATPLKRFSQTLQRSISFRSESRPDLFSPRPWSRNVPPANTKRRDSKLWSETFDVCVNHMLTSKEIKRQEAIFELSQGEEDLIEDLKLAKKAYHDPMLKLSIMTEQELNQIFGTLDSLIPLHEDLLRRLQEVRKPDGSTEHVGHILVGWLPCLNSYDSYCSNQVAAKALLDHKKQDHRVQDFLQRCLESPFSRKLDLWNFLDIPRSRLVKYPLLLREILRHTPNDHPDQQHLEEAINIIQGIVAEINIKTGESECQYYKERLIYLEEGQRDSLIDNSRAVCCHGELKNNRGVKLHVFLFEEVLVITRAVTHNDQLCYQLYRQPIPVRELVLEDLQDGEVRLGGSIRGAFSNNERIKNFFRVSFKNGSQSQTHSLQANDSFNKQQWLNCIRQAKEKAACAGKAGGLEAHFLVSPNGRRVPQGEAALEQMEQSDCESDCSMDTSELSADCERMEQTNSCESEKQIETNV